Sequence from the Pseudomonadota bacterium genome:
TCTTTGATTTGAAGATGGAATGAAATGTAGATTGAAAAACAGATGGGTTTCATTTACGCAATTACGGTTTCCGATTTCCGATTTCCGATTTTTCCGGCCCTTTCCTCCCATACAAGAGTGATTCGAAAAACCAGCCGGCCTGCGAAAAAATCCTTTTTAAACCAATCTTTTTCTCCATTTCCCCGGCAATATCAAAACCGGAAAGTTTCCCGTATGTCCTTAGAAATAATAGCTTTTCTTTTATATCAACCTTCAGCTTTCCCTGTCTTTCCATCTTTTCCGCGTATCTGTTTAGCCTCCAGAACATCCGTTCCATATCCGTCTTGTTGATGGATTTTCTCTGTGCCCTGTCAAAATCGAGAAATTTCAGTGTACCTTCGGTAGCTACAAGTACATTATTCAGGTGCAGATCGGGATGATAGACACCAAGCGTCTCCATACGCCACATAAGCTGCGCAAGAAATTTTATTATTCTGAGCCTTTGTTTCCGTGTTGAAGTATTCAAAACCTCTGTGAGGTCGGCTGCATTTTCCTCAAATATGGTAAGGATATGCAGCGATTTTGAAATAAAGCCCTCTCTGACGATAAGGCCGTATGGCTGCACCACCGGAAATCCTTCTCCATTCAGGTAAAGCAGAATATTTAATTCTTCAATTGCCCTCTTTGCGCTGAAAAAGATATCTCCTGTTATAGCCCGGAACAACCCGCCGTGAATATACTTCCGGCAGGCTATATGCCCGCCATTTATGTCGAGCAATGTAATGCCCCCTCTGCCTTTATTTTCTAAAGGTAGAGCATTGCGGAACCGTTCAATAAGAGTGGAAGTATCAACGATTGATAACGCCGCGCCTTCAAGAGTGTAGATTGTGTACTGGTTATATGTCGTCTTTTTTAAATTCATAGGTTTTTCCGCTTCACTGTCTTTCCCGCTTCCCGCCTGCCAAGTCCTCTTATCTTTTCTACTATTTACTATCTACTATGTCCCGCATTAAGCGGGATTAAACCGTACACTATTCACTATCCACTATTACTGCCTTTTTGACTATTCACTAATGACTATTCACTGTCTTTATACTTGTGGCGGTCTTTTTTTACCGTATGGGGTTATAAACGTCTGTTGCTGCACAAAATTACAGAAAACCTGAAGTTCATAGAGATATTTTTCAACGTCTTCCCGTATATAGGTTCCAATGCCCTTTTCAAAATCTGTCTTTATGGATATCAGACCTTTAACTTGTTTCTTAACGGATTTGGGCTTCGTATTATTCGGGTCAGGTTTGACTTTTTTGTATGCAATGAGTCTGCCCTCTAAAGTTGTATAGGTCACCGGTGTTTTTAAAATGTCGGTAAATATCGTCATAAGATCGGGGCAATCAAGATTGGTGGCGAAGAGATACCCCTGGGAAACAGGCAGGTTTCCTGCCGTAATTGCAGCCTGAATTTCAGGAGAAAGTTTTAAAAGTGAAATAGTGCGATGCAGCGTCCGTATTGACTTTCCAGAGATATTGACCGTTTCTGACAATGTGTCAGAAACTCCATCCTGGAGGTAGTCAGGAATATCCTTTATCAGGATGTCTTGCTTGAATAAATGATAAAATCCCTTTGGCCTGATCTATCGGGTTGAGGTCTTCCCGCTGAAGGTTCTCCGTCAACTGATAAGCCAGTATCTCATCCTTCTGGGTGATCGTATTAACGATCCGAGCCGGAATGAATTCTAAACCCAGCTTCTGAGCTGCAAGGTAACGGCGTTCTCCGCAGAGCAGCAGATACTTGCCGTCTTTAGGAGTTACAAGGACAGGCTCTAAAACACCCCGGTCCTTAATCGATTCCATGAGTGCCTTGAAAGACTCACTCTCCGTATCGATCCCTGAACGGACCTGTTCTTCCACTATAATGTCTTCGAGTGGCAGGTACATAAATTCCGGACTCTCAACTGTTTTCTTAGTCGACATTCGTCATCCTCCTTGTTTACTGAAAATTCCAACAATCAACACCCGCAAGCGGGTGCCAGAAATTCCAAATAACAACCTCCGTTAATTGTCATAAATGAGCCCTTCGCAAGTAATATCCGCCGGTTTTTTTGCTGCCTCTGAACTCTATCTTTCCCTCATCTCTCAACTTCCGTATCCATCTTTCAGCCGTTCTCAACGATATGCTCAAATTCTTTGCTATGTCTATAGACCGTTTACCGGGGTTGTTTTTTATGTAGGAAAACAAGGAATTTATTCCGCCATTTATTCCGCCATTTATTCCGCCATCATCCGGAACATTTTCGGTCTCCGCAATCGCTAAATCTCTATGAAAGACAACGAGGAACCCACTTTTGAGGGTTTCAAATTCGACCTTTACGTCAT
This genomic interval carries:
- a CDS encoding ParB/RepB/Spo0J family partition protein — translated: MSTKKTVESPEFMYLPLEDIIVEEQVRSGIDTESESFKALMESIKDRGVLEPVLVTPKDGKYLLLCGERRYLAAQKLGLEFIPARIVNTITQKDEILAYQLTENLQREDLNPIDQAKGILSFIQARHPDKGYS